One region of Fragaria vesca subsp. vesca linkage group LG4, FraVesHawaii_1.0, whole genome shotgun sequence genomic DNA includes:
- the LOC101313115 gene encoding serine carboxypeptidase-like 45-like, with product MKAMAMAMALLLVLQLCFIAMEVVESSSHHHDHKIVRLPGQPNVGFQHFSGYISVGDHQKNHKALFYYFVEAEINPASKPLVLWLNGGPGCSSLGVGAFSENGPFRPDGQVLVRNEYSWNREANMLYLETPIGVGFSNSRHSSNYVAVDDKATARDNLVFLQRWFNKFPQYKHRDLFLTGESYAGHYIPQLAKLMVEANRKEKLFNLKGLALGNPVLEYATDFNSRAEYFWSHGLISDSTYRMFTSVCNYSRYVSEYYRDSVSPVCSRVMSLVSRETSKFVDKYDVTLDVCISSVLSQSKAISPNQMTERIDVCVEDKIVNYLNRKDVQNALHAKLVGVRRWDVCSNILDYQMLDLEIPTISLVGSIVKAGIPVLVYSGDQDSVIPLTGSRTLVDRLARELGLNTTVPYRVWFQGKQVGGWTQVYGNILSFATIRGASHEAPFSQPERSLVLFKSFLQGRPLPQVF from the exons ATGAAGGCAATGGCAATGGCAATGGCTCTACTGCTTGTGCTTCAGCTGTGCTTCATTGCCATGGAGGTTGTTGAGTCCTCATCTCATCACCATGATCACAAGATAGTTAGACTTCCAGGACAACCCAATGTGGGCTTTCAACACTTTTCTGGTTATATTTCTGTGGGCGATCATCAGAAAAACCACAAAGCTCTATTTTACTACTTTGTTGAAGCAGAGATAAACCCAGCTTCAAAGCCTTTGGTCCTCTGGTTAAATGGAG GTCCTGGTTGTTCTTCTCTTGGGGTAGGGGCCTTCTCTGAAAATGGACCTTTTAGACCAGATGGTCAAGTCCTAGTTAGAAATGAGTACAGCTGGAATAGAG AGGCTAATATGTTGTATTTAGAGACACCAATTGGTGTGGGATTCTCTAATTCCAGACATAGCTCCAACTATGTGGCAGTAGATGATAAAGCAACAG CCAGGGACAATCTTGTATTCTTACAACGCTGGTTCAACAAGTTCCCTCAATATAAGCACAGAGATTTGTTTCTAACTGGAGAAAGTTATGCAG GTCACTACATCCCTCAACTTGCAAAGCTTATGGTTGAAGCTAACCGCAAAGAGAAGTTGTTCAATCTAAAAGGACTAGCT TTGGGTAACCCTGTGCTAGAATACGCCACTGACTTTAATTCAAGGGCTGAGTATTTCTGGTCTCATGGACTAATATCAGACTCAACATACAGAATGTTCACTTCTGTTTGCAACTATTCTCGCTACGTGAGCGAGTACTATAGAGACTCGGTTTCACCTGTTTGTTCAAGAGTTATGAGCCTAGTGAGCAGAGAAACCAGTAAATTTGTGGACAAGTATGATGTCACTCTTGATGTCTGCATTTCATCTGTGCTCTCTCAGTCAAAGGCTATAAGCCCCAAT CAAATGACAGAGCGGATTGATGTGTGTGTAGAAGACAAGATCGTGAACTACTTGAACCGAAAAGATGTGCAGAATGCTCTCCATGCTAAGCTTGTCGGAGTTCGAAGATGGGATGTTTGCAGCAA CATTTTGGACTACCAAATGCTCGACCTGGAAATCCCTACAATCTCACTAGTTGGATCGATTGTCAAAGCTGGAATTCCAGTTTTAGTCTATAG TGGAGATCAGGATTCTGTAATTCCATTGACCGGAAGCCGAACCTTGGTCGACAGATTGGCAAGGGAGTTGGGACTGAACACCACTGTCCCTTATAGAGTTTGGTTTCAGGGAAAGCAG GTTGGTGGGTGGACTCAAGTCTATGGGAACATACTTTCATTTGCTACCATCAGAGGTGCCTCTCATGAAGCACCATTCTCACAGCCTGAGAGATCACTCGTGCTATTCAAGTCATTTCTTCAAGGCAGGCCTCTACCTCAAGTATTCTGA